Proteins encoded together in one Vitis vinifera cultivar Pinot Noir 40024 chromosome 4, ASM3070453v1 window:
- the LOC100262917 gene encoding oleosin G, which translates to MSDQPKPVTPKLYDSAPSSRQAVKFLTAATIGTILLVLSGLTLTGTVIALIIATPALVVFSPILVPAGTVIFLATTGFLFSGCCGVTALMALSWLYEYVAGKHPPGADQLDYARMRIANKARDMKERAKEYGQYVHHKAQEATQGS; encoded by the coding sequence ATGTCTGATCAACCCAAGCCGGTGACCCCGAAGCTCTACGACTCGGCTCCATCCTCACGCCAGGCCGTCAAGTTCTTGACGGCAGCCACCATCGGCACCATCCTCCTGGTCCTGTCCGGATTAACCTTAACCGGAACGGTGATAGCTCTGATCATCGCCACCCCAGCTCTGGTCGTGTTCAGCCCCATCCTAGTCCCGGCGGGGACAGTCATATTCCTGGCGACAACCGGGTTCTTGTTCTCTGGCTGCTGCGGCGTGACAGCGCTGATGGCATTGTCGTGGTTATACGAGTACGTAGCCGGAAAACACCCGCCGGGGGCGGATCAGCTGGACTACGCTAGGATGAGGATAGCGAATAAGGCTAGGGATATGAAGGAGAGAGCCAAGGAGTACGGACAGTACGTCCATCACAAGGCTCAGGAGGCAACTCAAGGATCTTAG
- the LOC100257795 gene encoding uncharacterized protein LOC100257795 isoform X3 → MEGNSTTTNGFLPLSIARAQTIYVIPASFSIQLKRGNSDLGLNRKRRLLNTEKLIFKTDNLDLFSIQDGMYVLVTVEPAGVVAIPHTRERELVIFNIVCDELLLGIPHKAWWVGFLILLCLGLALIIPHFLPPYLLQKNHGPQSANQQLTRISSSSCFWPL, encoded by the exons ATGGAAGGAAACTCTACAACTACAAATGGGTTCTTGCCTTTATCAATTGCAAGGGCTCAAACCATATACGTG ATACCTGCCAGCTTTTCTATACAACTGAAGAGAGGCAATTCAGATTTGGGGCTGAACCGGAAGAGGAGATTACTTAATACTGAaaagttaattttcaaaactgatAATCTTGACTTATTTAGCATTCAG GATGGAATGTATGTTCTGGTCACTGTGGAGCCTGCTGGAGTTGTGGCAATACCACACACAAGGGAGAGGGAACTGGTCATTTTCAATATAG TTTGTGATGAGTTACTGCTAGGCATACCGCACAAAGCTTGGTGGGTTGGATTCTTAATATTGCTTTGTTTGGGATTGGCATTAATCATTCCACACTTTCTTCCACCATATCTGCTTCAGAAGAATCACGGTCCACAGTCGGCTAATCAG CAGCTtacacgaatctcatcatcttCTTGCTTCTGGCCGCTCTAA
- the LOC100257795 gene encoding uncharacterized protein LOC100257795 isoform X1: MCCLFMNKLFILLYILGLIFSGLPSSHGDMIDSKVLNVGKELWKETLQLQMGSCLYQLQGLKPYTWYEVKISYPASIPASFSIQLKRGNSDLGLNRKRRLLNTEKLIFKTDNLDLFSIQDGMYVLVTVEPAGVVAIPHTRERELVIFNIVCDELLLGIPHKAWWVGFLILLCLGLALIIPHFLPPYLLQKNHGPQSANQQLTRISSSSCFWPL, translated from the exons ATGTGTTGTTTATTTATGAACAAGTTGTTTATTCTTCTCTATATTCTTGGTCTCATCTTCAGTGGCCTTCCTTCCAGTCATGGAGACAT GATTGATAGCAAAGTTTTGAATGTTGGCAAGGAGCTATGGAAGGAAACTCTACAACTACAAATGGGTTCTTGCCTTTATCAATTGCAAGGGCTCAAACCATATACGTGGTATGAAGTGAAGATATCATATCCAGCTTCT ATACCTGCCAGCTTTTCTATACAACTGAAGAGAGGCAATTCAGATTTGGGGCTGAACCGGAAGAGGAGATTACTTAATACTGAaaagttaattttcaaaactgatAATCTTGACTTATTTAGCATTCAG GATGGAATGTATGTTCTGGTCACTGTGGAGCCTGCTGGAGTTGTGGCAATACCACACACAAGGGAGAGGGAACTGGTCATTTTCAATATAG TTTGTGATGAGTTACTGCTAGGCATACCGCACAAAGCTTGGTGGGTTGGATTCTTAATATTGCTTTGTTTGGGATTGGCATTAATCATTCCACACTTTCTTCCACCATATCTGCTTCAGAAGAATCACGGTCCACAGTCGGCTAATCAG CAGCTtacacgaatctcatcatcttCTTGCTTCTGGCCGCTCTAA
- the LOC100257795 gene encoding uncharacterized protein LOC100257795 isoform X2, giving the protein MCCLFMNKLFILLYILGLIFSGLPSSHGDMIDSKVLNVGKELWKETLQLQMGSCLYQLQGLKPYTWYEVKISYPASIPASFSIQLKRGNSDLGLNRKRRLLNTEKLIFKTDNLDLFSIQDGMYVLVTVEPAGVVAIPHTRERELVIFNIVCDELLLGIPHKAWWVGFLILLCLGLALIIPHFLPPYLLQKNHGPQSANQVLLKDS; this is encoded by the exons ATGTGTTGTTTATTTATGAACAAGTTGTTTATTCTTCTCTATATTCTTGGTCTCATCTTCAGTGGCCTTCCTTCCAGTCATGGAGACAT GATTGATAGCAAAGTTTTGAATGTTGGCAAGGAGCTATGGAAGGAAACTCTACAACTACAAATGGGTTCTTGCCTTTATCAATTGCAAGGGCTCAAACCATATACGTGGTATGAAGTGAAGATATCATATCCAGCTTCT ATACCTGCCAGCTTTTCTATACAACTGAAGAGAGGCAATTCAGATTTGGGGCTGAACCGGAAGAGGAGATTACTTAATACTGAaaagttaattttcaaaactgatAATCTTGACTTATTTAGCATTCAG GATGGAATGTATGTTCTGGTCACTGTGGAGCCTGCTGGAGTTGTGGCAATACCACACACAAGGGAGAGGGAACTGGTCATTTTCAATATAG TTTGTGATGAGTTACTGCTAGGCATACCGCACAAAGCTTGGTGGGTTGGATTCTTAATATTGCTTTGTTTGGGATTGGCATTAATCATTCCACACTTTCTTCCACCATATCTGCTTCAGAAGAATCACGGTCCACAGTCGGCTAATCAGGTGCTTTTGAAGGATTCTTGA